GCACGGCATCGGGATTGGCCATGGCCGGGTTGTCGTTCGATTCACTCATCAGGCATCCTCGCGCAGTGCCGCTATTCCTGAGCCGCCGCCGCACAGCGATCGGCGATTGATCCAAGCTGCGGAAACCTCGTAAGTTACCCGCTGGCCTAGGACGTTTGACCGATTCAGCCAGTCTAGCATCGATGCCCGCAGGGGTTGATGCCCTTGCGATGCACCCCACAGGCAGGAGAGCCCTTGCATGCCCCGTACCACCCAACGCCGCAGCTGGCGCGACGCGCTGACCGTCTATCGCCAGCCCCCGGTCGTCGCCATGCTGTTTCTGGGCTTTTCCGCCGGCCTGCCGTTCCTGCTGGTGTTCTCGACGCTGACCGCCTGGCTGCGCGATGTCGAGGTGGAGGTCGCGGCGATCGGCTTCTTCTCGTGGATCGGCATGCTCTATTCGATCAAGCTGTTCTGGGCGCCGGTGGTCGATCGTCTGCCGCTGCCGCTGATGACGCGCTGGCTGGGCCAGCGGCGCGGCTGGATGCTGCTCGCTCAGGCGGTCATCGCTACCGGTCTGGTGGGACTGGCCAGCGTCGATCCGCGCAACAGCCTGACGGTCGTCGCCCTGCTTGCCCTGCTGGTCGCCTTCGGCTCGGCCACCCAGGACATCGTGATCGATGCCTTTCGCATCGAATCGGCCAGCGAGACGGTCCAGGCGGCGATGGCCTCGACCTACATCATCGGCTATCGCGGCGGGCTGCTCGCCGCCGGCGCCGGCGCGCTGTACATCGCCGACATGGCGTCCTGGCATGCCGCCTATCTAAGCATGGCCGCGCTGGTCGGCGTCGGCATGCTGACCGTACTGCTGCGCCCCGAGCCACCGCGCACCGCGCTTGCCGTGCAGCTCGTTCACGAGCCGCGCGTGCGGGCCTTCCTGCGCAGGGCCGAGCATCGACCGCGCTGGCAGCGTCGCCTCGGCGCCTGGCTGATCGGCGCCATCGTCTGCCCGTTCACCGACTTCTTCAGCCGCTACGGCCGTCAGGCACTGTGGTTGCTGCTGCTGGTGGGGATCTACCGAATCAGCGACCTGTCGATGGCGGCGATGGCCAATCCGCTGTACATCGATCTGGGGTTTTCGCTGTCGCAGATCGCCAATGTCACCAAGGTCTTCGGCATCGCCATGAGCATCGCCGGCGGCGTGCTCGGCGGGGTGCTGGTGGTGCGCTACGGCGTCGCCACCATGCTGGTGATCGGCGCGGCGCTCGCCGCGGCGACCAATCTGCTGTTCGTCGCCCTGGCGCTGTCCGGCGCTCAACTGCCCATGCTGGTGGTGACGATCATCGGCGACAATCTGGCCAACGGCCTGGCCAGCACGGTGTTCATCGCCTTCCTGTCGAGCCTGACGTCACGGGCCTACACGGCGACGCAATATGCGCTGTTCTCGTCGTTGATGACCTTGCCGGGCAAGTTCATCGGCGGCTTCTCGGGGGTGATCGTCGCCGACCAGGGGTACAGCGTCTTCTTCCTGTGGGCAGCCTTGCTCGGCCTGCCGGCGATCTGGCTGGCCTGGCGGCTCGGCCGCCAGCCCGGCGCGCTCGACAGCGGCCGAATGTCTCAGCCGACGGCCGACTGATCAGCGCGAGCGGGAGCCCGTGACACAGCGGCGTTGCTCGTCCAGCCAATTGAGCGCACCGCGGGTGGCCAGCCACTGATCGCGCATCAGCGCTCGATACTGCCACGCCTCCGCGCGGGTGCCGGGCTCGGGTATCTCGACGGCCAGCGACACCGGCCTGGGTCTTTCGGCGCACATCAGGGCGATGACGTGGCTGTTGGTATCCTGCACGGCGCTCAGCGAATCGCGGGCCTCGTCGAAACGCTCGAGGCGATACAGCGCCAGTACGCGCCCCATCAACACGCCAAGCAGCGGCGATTCTCCCTCGGCCGGCGACTGATCGCTGAGCCTCACCGCTTCCTCGTCACGCCCTTCGCGCAGCAATTGATCGAGTACCAGTTCACGCAGGCCCAGGCTGTCGTGATCGTCGAGCACCAGCAACCGCTCGGCGAGATGACGCGAGCGCTGGCGAGCGCCGCGCTCCATGCCCACCACCAGCGCCAGTCCGGTGCGCAGCAGCACGGCATTGTCGGCATCGTCCCAGGCGAAGCGTCCACCCACCGCCTCGAGCTGATCGAGCCAGCGTTCGAAACGCGCCGCCAGCGGCGCGAAGAAGCTTTCGGCCATCCATGGCAAGCTGCCGAAGCGGCTGGCCAATGCCATGCTCAGCATCTGCACCACCCGCGGCGAATCCAGCCATTCAGGGTGGGAACACAGCGCACCGAGCCAGTCGCCGGCGTGCGGCCACGGTTCGTCGGTAAAGCCCAGCGCCGCGTCCTCGTCGATCTGCACCTTGAACTCGGCCTGCCAGGCGGCATGCAGGGTGTCTTCGCGAGCCGCCGAGTGATACGCCAGGTTGCCGTCGGCGTTGATCTCGAAGTGCAGCAGCGGCGCGGTGGGCAATGCCTCGAGCAATGCCTGCAGGTTGGTCAGCGGTTCGGCCAGCCCCTCCTCGGAATTGAGCATCTGCTCGGCCAGGGTGGCGCCGGGGTTGTCGGCCAGCTCGGCGAGAAATTGCAACTGATCGGGGTCCAGATCGCCCTGGCGCGCCAGCCGGCGGAACCAGAACCGCGCCCGCTCGCGCGCCTCATCAGGATGCCCCTCGTGAAGCAACAGCATGGCCTCGATGTAGGCCAGGGTCGGCGAGTCGGGCAGCGTCTGCTGGGCACTCACGAAGGCCTCGCGAGCGCTGGCCAGGTCGTCGCTGTCGAGATGCATCAGACACAGCCGCTCCAGCGCCACGCCGCGCAGGAACAGCGGGCCGCGCTTGAGAATCTCGTCGAGCAACGCGGTCTTCTTGCGATGGAAACCGCGCTCCTGATAGATATCGATGAGCAACTCGAAGGCCGGCTCGGTCTGCTCCGGCAGTTGATCCCAGTCGGCCGCGTCGAACAGCGCCTCGAGTACCTGCTGGGCACGCCCGCGCTGGCCGCCCTCGGCGGCGATCAGGCCGGCCTCGAGCAGTGCCTGGGCCGGTGCCCGGCCGCTGTCGAGCGCCGCCTTGAGCGTTTCGCCCTTCCAATCGCGCAGCGAGAGCATCCACATCAGGTACGAAGGGATGGCCCCGGGCAGCGTTACCGCACCACAGCACTCCTTGGTCTTGCGCCCCGAATCGCACCAGCAGGGCTCATTGGCGCCCGGCCGTGCCAGCGGCTCGCAGGCGAAATTCTGACGTTCCAGCGGAGTCTGGTTCCATAGCTCGGGGGCCAGCGACTGGGCCATCCCCAAGTCGTCGCCCACATACTTCACGCCCTCCTGGCGCGCCCAGACCATCAGCGACGGGTAATGCTCATGATCACGGATGGCAGCCAGCGCGCCCCCGGCATATCCCAGCAGCTGTTCCACCCACATCGCCAGCATGGCTTTCTCCTTGGAAAATCGACCTCAGTCTAACATGGCTCGGCACCGGCAACCCATCGTCCGGCCGGCGTCTATGGCGCGCCCCGGTAGGCGGTGCTAGGGTTGGCGCCTGCCGTCCAGCCATGAGGAAGCGCCCCCTTGCGCCTGCCGTTTCGCCGAGCCTCCCGAACCGTTGCCGAGACCCCGCAGGTGCGCCTGGAACGCGAGGGTCGCGACGAGATACGGCGCATCACCGCCGCCGTGGAAAAGGTTCCCTGGACGGTCAATCTGCTGCAGATCCTGTGGACTGCGGGGCCGGTCACACTGCTCGGCGCCTGGGGCGGATACCTGCTCGGCTACGGCAAGGCGCCGACCGCCGAGAATTACATCTTCTTCATCTCCTACACGGTGATCACCGGCGCCGCGGGGATCATCGCCAACGTTGTCCATAACCTCACCGGCGGCCGCCGCGCCGAACGCACCGCGCACAAGATCGAACGGGTCATCAAGAGCCTGCCCGAACTGCTGCTGGTCACCCGCAACCTGATCGTCGAGAGCCTGGAGGGTGACGCCCGGCGTCGCGAAGCCGCGGCGATGCTGCTGCGCAAGCAGGATCTCTCGCCGGAGGGCGTCGAACTGGCGGCCATCGAGCTGCTCGACGATCGCGACAGCGCGCGGGTGATCGCCCAGATCGACATCTACCGACGGGTCGGCCTGCATGCGCGCATTCAGGATCTAGTCGCGCGCTACGGCGAGACGCTCGAGCCGCAGTTCGCCGCGATCGCCGACCTCGCGCCGGATGCCACGGCGCTGCTGCGTCAGCGCTTCGAAGGCCACGCCCCGGACCTGCGCGACGGCGTGCCGCGCGACACCAATTTCATCGAGCGCGTCCTGGCAGCCATCGAGCGCGACGACGAATTGCTGATGACGCTGCAGGATGTCGAGGAGATGCTGATTCTCGCCTTCGAGCTGATCAGCGGCCGCAAGATACCCATGCTGACTTTCGAGTACCGGGGCCGCTGGCGTCTGGCCCAGGCCCTCGACGCGCTCGAGGAGGCCCGCGCCCGCTATCGCATCGCCCAGGCCACCGGTCTGTCGCGGCTCAAGGCGTTGACCGCCTATCTGGCCGAGCAATCGGGCACGCTAATCGAGGATGCCGCCGCCGGACTGCGCGCCGACGTGTTGCTCGAACGCTCGCTGCAGGCCATGGATGCGCTGGCCGAGCAGACCCAGCACCTGGCCCCGACGATCGCTGACGGCCCGCCCGGGCGGCGCAGCCAGCTGCGCCACAAGGCCGAGCTGCTGACCAACGCCCTGCGCCTCTACAAGGCCGCCTTCAATGCCTACGAGGCGGTCGGCCGCAGCCACGCCGTGCTGCTCAAGCGCGCCGAGCGCTGGGAGCAGATCAGCGCCCGCCTCGGCGACGAACAGACGCGCCTGCGGCTGGGCCCCGGACGCCGCGGCCTGCGCCTGCGCGAACAGGTCATTGCCCTCGACGATGCCGCCAAGGCCGAGGTCTGCAAGCATCTCGCCAGGCATCTCAGCGCCACCGGCATCGAGCAACCGCAGCGTGCCCGCCGCAGTCAACTCGAGCGCGACTCGCGCATCGCCGTGGACATCGACGCCGCGAAGCGCCTGGCCATCGAGATCGCCCTGGCGCTGGAGCCGCACATCCAGTTGTCGCGCCCCGAGGTGCAGCGCGCCATCAACGGCTCCAACGCCGCCGATTTCGGCCAGCTCGAGCCCAACCTGTCGGCTGCCGCCAAGGCGGCGCTGGGCGCGGCGATGGTCAAGGAGATCGACGTCGATCTGTCGCGCACTGCGGAATCGCTGGCGCTCGCCCTGGTCCGTCATTACCGGGTCGATCTCGATCCCGCCGCCAAACGCTTTCTGATCGCCCAGTACGGCGCCCGCGAGACCACGCTGAACATGCTGAGCAACTTCCAGGCCAGCCATTCGCGCAGCGATCCACGCAATGTCAGCTTCCTCAGCCAGCGCCCGCCGGCGGTCAGCCCGCCGCGCCGCGACTGGTACCGCGCGCTGGTACAGGCCAAGCGTGCGCTCGGCGCGAGCAAGCCGTGATGCGTCGTCGCGGCTCATGGCACAATGCGCTTGGCTGTATAGAGATACATATCGACAACGCCCCGTCGGAAGCCTTGCCATGCGCCTGATCATTGCCGAGAAACCCAGTCTGGCCCGCGCCATCGCCGATGCCCTGCCCGGCAGCTTGCAGCGCATGGAAGGCGCGCTGCGCGTCGGCGACGACGTCGTCAGCTGGTGTTTCGGCCACCTGCTCGAACAGGCCGCCCCCGACGCCTACGACGCACGCTTCAAGCAGTGGCGGCTCGATCACTTGCCGATCGTCCCCGAGCAATGGCGCCTGACGCCGCGGCCCAAGGCGCGCGGCCAGCTCAAGGTGCTGCGCGGCCTGTTCAAGCAGGCCAGCGAGATCATCCATGCCGGCGACCCCGACCGCGAGGGGCAGTTGCTGGTCCAGGAGGTGATCGAGCATCTCGGCTGGCGCGGCCGCGTGCAGCGCCTGCTGATCAGCGATCTCAACCGCCCGGCGGTACAGCGCGCGCTGGCCGGTCTCGAGGACAACCAGGCCTATCAGGCGCTTTTCCGCGCCGCCGAAGCGCGCTCGCGCGCCGACTGGCTGTACGGCATCAATCTGACCCGCGCCTGGACGCTGACCGGGCGTCAGGCCGGCCATGACGGCGTACTCTCGGTGGGTCGGGTGCAGACCCCGGTGCTCGGCCTGGTGGCGCGCCGCGATCGTGAGATCGCCGCCTTCGAGCCGCGCCCCTTCCATGTGCTGTGGGCGGACTTCCGGGTCGCCGCGGGCAGCGTGCGCGGCTGGTGGCAGCCCGGCGAGCATCATCCGCTCGACGACCAGGGGCGGCTGCTCGAGCGAGCGCCGGCCGAGGCGCTGCTGGCGAAATTGCCGGGGACGCAGGGTCGCCTCGACAGCCTGGAACGCCAGGACAAGCGCCAGGCGGCCCCGCTGCCCTACTCGCTATCGGCGCTGCAGGTCGACGCCGCCCGCCGCCATCGGCTATCCGCCAAGCAGGTGCTGGATACCTGCCAGGCGCTCTACGAGCGCCACCAGTTGATCACCTATCCGCGCTCCGACTGTCGGTACCTGCCCGAGGCACACTGGGCCGAGGCCAAACGGGTTCTGAGCGGCGCCTGCCGCAGCGACGACACGCTGCGCGAGTGGCTGGCCGGCGCCGACTTCGGCCGCCGCTCCAAGGCCTTCAACGACAAGCAGGTCGGCGCTCACCACGCACTGGCGCCTACCGGCAAGCCGGCCGATCCAAGCCGATTGTCGAGTGCCGAGGCGAACGTCTTCCGCTTGATCGCCCGCAACGTGCTGGCCCAGTTCTATCCAGCGCTCGAGACCCGCGAGATCAAGGCGACGTTCAGCGTGCTCGGAGAGCGCTTTCGCGCCCAGGGCCGCGAGATCCGCGTAGCCGGCTGGAAGCCGCTGTTCACCACCCGTGACGAGGCGCCGCCGCTGCCGCCGCTGACCGAGGGCGAGCCGGCCACGGTCGACGCTGCGGGCATCGACGACAAGCAGACCCGCCCGCCCGAACCGTTCACCGACGCCAGCCTGATCAAGGCGATGATGCACATCGCCCGCTACGTCGACGATCCGGCGGTCAAGCGCACCCTGCGCGACACCGACGGGCTGGGTACCGAGGCGACCCGCGCCGGAATCATCGAGACGCTGCTGACCCGCGGCTATCTGGTGCGCCAGGGCGGCGCACTGCGCGTCACCCGCACCGGCCAGGCATTGATCGCCGCGCTGCCCGAGGCCGCCACGCGCCCCGAGCGTACCGCGCTGTGGGAGCAGCGGCTGCGGGCGATCGCCGAGGGCAGCGATCAGCCCGCGCCGTTTCTCGACGCGCTGGTCGGCGACGTGCGTCAGTTGCTGACCGCCGCCGACGCCCAGCGCATGCGTCAGGCACTGGGCAGCGCCGAGGGCTTCGCCAGCGCCGCGCCGAAGCGTCGCCAAGCCACCGCCACCCGGCACTCCAAAGCGGATAGCGGCCAGTCAACCGCCAAGCGCCGTGCCACGCGCAAGTCGGGCGCCCGCAGCAAGCGGCGCACGCCGGAGCAGTCATGAAAACAGTCGCTGCCAGCGGCCCCTGGCTGATCCTCGGCGCCGGCTCGCTGGGCCGACTGCTGGCCTGTCGGCTGGCGAATCACGTCGAACTGGCACTGCTCGCTCGCCAGGCAAGCCGGGCGCCATTGTTGCTGACCGATCCCGCGGGCGCGCAGAGCGCTCATTCCATCGCCCGGCTGCGCCTCGATCAGGCACCGTCGACGCCGGCGATGCTGCACATCACCACCAAGAGCCATGCCGTCGAGCCGGCGCTGCGCGAACTGGCGCCGCACATCGCCCCCGCCACCCCGCTGGTACTGTGGCAGAACGGGTTTCAGATTCAGCAGCCGCTAACCCGGCGCTGGCCGGGGCCGGTGCTTTGCGCCACCACCAGCGAGGGCGCGTATGCCGACGGCAGGGATGGCGTGGTCCACGCCGGACACGGCCATACCTTTATCGGCCATCTCGATGGCGAACATCCCGGCCTGGCGGCGCAGATCGCCGGCGTGCTCGCTAGAGCCGGGCTGGCCAGCGCAGCGTGCGACGACATTCACCGCCGGCTGTGGCACAAGCTCGCCGTCAACGCCGCGATCAATCCGCTGGTGGCGCGCCATCGAATCGCCAACGGGCGCCTGCGCGAACCGGCCTTTCGGCCCCGGGTCGAAGCGGTGATTGCCGAGGTGGCGAGGATCATGGACGCGGAAAGAATCGCCCCACCCGAGTCGGGCTGGACGACGATGGTCTGGCGGGTGATCGAGTCGACCGCCGGCAACCGCGCCTCGATGCTGCAGGACGTACTCGCCGGGCGGCCCACCGAGCGCGAGGCGATCCTCGCGCCGTTGCTGGATGCCGCGACACGTCACCGGCTCGACGTGCCGGCACTCACGGATCTCTATCGCCATACGCCGGAGTAAGACGGAAGACGGAAGACGGAAGACGGAAGACGGAAGACGGAAAGCAGAGTAATCAACTCGCAAGAGGCTCGCGAAGGTTGGTCCTCAACTACGCCCATAAGCTTGATGGCAAGGGTCAAACTCATGGGCAGTTGATTTTGGCGAGCGCTCTTTCTTCCAGCCGCGCAGCGGCGTTCTTACAGCTTGAAGCTTACAGCTTCAAGCTGTCCTTACCCCGTATTGCGCAGACCGGCGGCGATCCCCGCCATGGTCACCATCAACGCCCGCGACAGCGCCGGACTGATCGCCCCGTCGGCGTCGCGATTACGCTGCAGCAGCTCGGCCTGCAGGCCGTGCAGCGG
The genomic region above belongs to Halomonas zincidurans B6 and contains:
- a CDS encoding SEC-C domain-containing protein gives rise to the protein MLAMWVEQLLGYAGGALAAIRDHEHYPSLMVWARQEGVKYVGDDLGMAQSLAPELWNQTPLERQNFACEPLARPGANEPCWCDSGRKTKECCGAVTLPGAIPSYLMWMLSLRDWKGETLKAALDSGRAPAQALLEAGLIAAEGGQRGRAQQVLEALFDAADWDQLPEQTEPAFELLIDIYQERGFHRKKTALLDEILKRGPLFLRGVALERLCLMHLDSDDLASAREAFVSAQQTLPDSPTLAYIEAMLLLHEGHPDEARERARFWFRRLARQGDLDPDQLQFLAELADNPGATLAEQMLNSEEGLAEPLTNLQALLEALPTAPLLHFEINADGNLAYHSAAREDTLHAAWQAEFKVQIDEDAALGFTDEPWPHAGDWLGALCSHPEWLDSPRVVQMLSMALASRFGSLPWMAESFFAPLAARFERWLDQLEAVGGRFAWDDADNAVLLRTGLALVVGMERGARQRSRHLAERLLVLDDHDSLGLRELVLDQLLREGRDEEAVRLSDQSPAEGESPLLGVLMGRVLALYRLERFDEARDSLSAVQDTNSHVIALMCAERPRPVSLAVEIPEPGTRAEAWQYRALMRDQWLATRGALNWLDEQRRCVTGSRSR
- a CDS encoding DNA topoisomerase III, translating into MRLIIAEKPSLARAIADALPGSLQRMEGALRVGDDVVSWCFGHLLEQAAPDAYDARFKQWRLDHLPIVPEQWRLTPRPKARGQLKVLRGLFKQASEIIHAGDPDREGQLLVQEVIEHLGWRGRVQRLLISDLNRPAVQRALAGLEDNQAYQALFRAAEARSRADWLYGINLTRAWTLTGRQAGHDGVLSVGRVQTPVLGLVARRDREIAAFEPRPFHVLWADFRVAAGSVRGWWQPGEHHPLDDQGRLLERAPAEALLAKLPGTQGRLDSLERQDKRQAAPLPYSLSALQVDAARRHRLSAKQVLDTCQALYERHQLITYPRSDCRYLPEAHWAEAKRVLSGACRSDDTLREWLAGADFGRRSKAFNDKQVGAHHALAPTGKPADPSRLSSAEANVFRLIARNVLAQFYPALETREIKATFSVLGERFRAQGREIRVAGWKPLFTTRDEAPPLPPLTEGEPATVDAAGIDDKQTRPPEPFTDASLIKAMMHIARYVDDPAVKRTLRDTDGLGTEATRAGIIETLLTRGYLVRQGGALRVTRTGQALIAALPEAATRPERTALWEQRLRAIAEGSDQPAPFLDALVGDVRQLLTAADAQRMRQALGSAEGFASAAPKRRQATATRHSKADSGQSTAKRRATRKSGARSKRRTPEQS
- a CDS encoding ketopantoate reductase family protein; amino-acid sequence: MKTVAASGPWLILGAGSLGRLLACRLANHVELALLARQASRAPLLLTDPAGAQSAHSIARLRLDQAPSTPAMLHITTKSHAVEPALRELAPHIAPATPLVLWQNGFQIQQPLTRRWPGPVLCATTSEGAYADGRDGVVHAGHGHTFIGHLDGEHPGLAAQIAGVLARAGLASAACDDIHRRLWHKLAVNAAINPLVARHRIANGRLREPAFRPRVEAVIAEVARIMDAERIAPPESGWTTMVWRVIESTAGNRASMLQDVLAGRPTEREAILAPLLDAATRHRLDVPALTDLYRHTPE
- a CDS encoding AmpG family muropeptide MFS transporter, with amino-acid sequence MPRTTQRRSWRDALTVYRQPPVVAMLFLGFSAGLPFLLVFSTLTAWLRDVEVEVAAIGFFSWIGMLYSIKLFWAPVVDRLPLPLMTRWLGQRRGWMLLAQAVIATGLVGLASVDPRNSLTVVALLALLVAFGSATQDIVIDAFRIESASETVQAAMASTYIIGYRGGLLAAGAGALYIADMASWHAAYLSMAALVGVGMLTVLLRPEPPRTALAVQLVHEPRVRAFLRRAEHRPRWQRRLGAWLIGAIVCPFTDFFSRYGRQALWLLLLVGIYRISDLSMAAMANPLYIDLGFSLSQIANVTKVFGIAMSIAGGVLGGVLVVRYGVATMLVIGAALAAATNLLFVALALSGAQLPMLVVTIIGDNLANGLASTVFIAFLSSLTSRAYTATQYALFSSLMTLPGKFIGGFSGVIVADQGYSVFFLWAALLGLPAIWLAWRLGRQPGALDSGRMSQPTAD